CGAGCAAGCTGCCCGTGAAGGTCAGGTAGCCGAGCACGATCTCGAGGACGATCGCGACCATGCGGAAGGTCGTGAGGTTCTCCGGACCTTCCGACAGCCAGAGGTAGTACTTCGCCGTGCCGACGAGGCCCGCCGCGGCGCCGCCGAAGGCGTGCGACAACGCGGTTCGTTGCGGGACGGCCGTCAGCGACACCCGCGAGAGCGGCACGCCGACCACGAATCCGAGCACGATCGCGATCACGATCCAGGCGTGGTGGATGATCTCCGGCTGCGCCCACGTCGCCAGCACCGCGATCACCATGCCGGCGACGCCGGCCTGCACGCCGTTCCGCGCCGTCTTCGGGTCGCTCATCCAGTGGAGCGAGAAGATGAAGAGCGCGGTCGCCACGACGTACGCGAGCTGAACGAGGGTGTGGATCACTTGTGCGCCGCCTTCTCGCCACCGTCGCGGGTCTTGAACATCTTCAGCATGCGGTTGGTGATGAGGAAGCCGCTCACGATGTTGGTCATCGACGCGAAGAGCGCGACGGCCCCGAGGAAGCGGATGTGGGTCGGGTAGTCGCTGCCGGTCACCAGGATCGCGCCGACGACCGCGATCGCCGAGATCGCGTTGGTGAGCGACATGAGGGGCGTGTGCAAGAGACGCGACACGCGCCGGATCACGCCGACCCCGATGAAGGTCGAGAGCATGAAAACGAAGATCATCG
This genomic stretch from Deltaproteobacteria bacterium harbors:
- a CDS encoding NAD(P) transhydrogenase subunit alpha, producing MIALAAAALATVAAPVHAAGGHAVPALDLPSMIFVFMLSTFIGVGVIRRVSRLLHTPLMSLTNAISAIAVVGAILVTGSDYPTHIRFLGAVALFASMTNIVSGFLITNRMLKMFKTRDGGEKAAHK